The Actinomycetota bacterium DNA window TCCAACTGGCGCATGGTATGCTCCCTATTTGGACCTTGATTCTATAAGCGGCTATCCAGACGGAACATTTCGAGGCGAGAAGCTCGTTACACGGGCGGAGTTTGCCAAGATTATTATCGCTGCGATCAATGAAAGCCCTTCGGGATCCCCATCATCGTTTACCGATGTTACCAGCGACTACTGGGCTCGTGGTTACATCGAGCGGGCGAAAGAACTCAGAATAATCGGTGGTTATGCTGATGGCACATTTAAGCCAACAAATTATGTGACTCGCCAAGAGGCTGCAAAGATAATCGTGTTGGCTAAAAACATTGCACCAGTAGCCTATCGAGGCGAATTCTCCGATGTTTCTTCATCGATGTGGAGCGCACAGTATATCCAAGCCGCCAAGGATGCGGGCATCATTAGCGGATATCCTGATGGTACGTTTAAGCCTACCGGGCAAACAGCTAGGATGCAGGCCGCCAAGATGGTCTACGTGATGATACATGGAAGCGACGTTACCACGACGACAACTCTGCCGAGCACGACAACGACGACCAAACTAACAACCACGACGACGATTCCAAAAGGTAGCGATAGCACAATCGTCTATATCACAGCGACCGGAACAAAATACCATCGGGACGGGTGTAGATATTTAGTGAAGAGCAAAATCGCCATAACCTTGGGTGAAGCAAAATCGCAAGGCTACGGGCCTTGTAGTGTGTGTGATCCGCCGCAATAACCACAAGGAGATATCCATGAAAAAGACTTTTATCCCGTTAATAATAAGCCTATTAATTATGGCCGGGTGTGCGGATAGTCCTGTTAAGCAGGAACAAACCGAAGCAACCGTTAAGCAGAAGTCGTCTCAGGAAACTCAAAAAGAAACTGCAAAACCAGCACCGGTTGAGCTAGCGATGTCTGCAGCTATTGAGGGAGACACATTGTTCATCAAGGGAACGGCTAACCTTCCTGATGGAGCAGTGCTCTCTTATGATATTCGCCATGAGGGTCTGGCTACTCGCACGGATGTCCCGCTAGAGAATCTACAGATGGAAGGTACGGTTGAGGTTAAGACTGGTG harbors:
- a CDS encoding S-layer homology domain-containing protein; translation: MLNRFLLLAAIAIVALVGVLVATTGLASTSYKDVPTGAWYAPYLDLDSISGYPDGTFRGEKLVTRAEFAKIIIAAINESPSGSPSSFTDVTSDYWARGYIERAKELRIIGGYADGTFKPTNYVTRQEAAKIIVLAKNIAPVAYRGEFSDVSSSMWSAQYIQAAKDAGIISGYPDGTFKPTGQTARMQAAKMVYVMIHGSDVTTTTTLPSTTTTTKLTTTTTIPKGSDSTIVYITATGTKYHRDGCRYLVKSKIAITLGEAKSQGYGPCSVCDPPQ